In one Modestobacter sp. L9-4 genomic region, the following are encoded:
- a CDS encoding 4-oxalocrotonate tautomerase family protein → MPFANLKVPADTLTPESKKKLIDAVTEAYAEVYGERARATTLVLVDEVAEGGWGLGGHVLTAEVLGRS, encoded by the coding sequence ATGCCGTTCGCCAACCTGAAGGTCCCCGCCGACACCCTGACCCCGGAGTCGAAGAAGAAGCTGATCGACGCCGTCACCGAGGCCTACGCCGAGGTGTACGGCGAGCGGGCCCGGGCCACCACGCTCGTCCTGGTCGACGAGGTCGCCGAGGGCGGCTGGGGCCTGGGCGGCCACGTGCTGACCGCCGAGGTGCTCGGCCGCAGCTGA
- a CDS encoding GlxA family transcriptional regulator — protein MAAPVPHEVVVLVLDTVVAFEVGLPHAFLGGAVDADGNPLYRVRTASLDGGPVATSAGYAVLPDHDASVLATAGTVVVPGIYGGPQLDGTLDPAVREALVDVAGRARLASICTGAFALAAAGLLDDRPATTHWWHAEAFAALFPSVRLDPDVLFVDDGDVLTSAGNAAGIDLMLHLVRRDHGSAVANDVARRRVVAPWRDGGQSQFIDRPLLATGDTGTAATRAWATARLGEPLTLEQLAAHAAMSVRTFTRRFRQETGLSPQRWLTRQRVDLARRLLETTDTPVERIAADAGFGTTASLRQHLHAAIGVAPLAYRRTFRGATSGDGTPTPV, from the coding sequence ATGGCTGCTCCGGTGCCCCACGAGGTCGTCGTCCTGGTCCTGGACACGGTGGTCGCCTTCGAGGTGGGCCTGCCGCACGCCTTCCTCGGCGGGGCCGTCGACGCCGACGGCAACCCGCTGTACCGGGTGCGCACGGCCTCGCTGGACGGCGGGCCGGTGGCCACCAGCGCCGGCTACGCGGTGCTCCCCGACCACGACGCGAGCGTCCTGGCCACGGCCGGCACGGTGGTCGTGCCGGGCATCTACGGCGGGCCGCAGCTCGACGGCACGCTGGACCCGGCCGTGCGGGAGGCCCTGGTCGACGTGGCCGGCCGGGCCCGGCTGGCCAGCATCTGCACCGGTGCGTTCGCCCTGGCCGCCGCCGGGCTGCTCGACGACCGGCCGGCCACCACGCACTGGTGGCACGCCGAGGCGTTCGCGGCCCTGTTCCCCAGCGTGCGGCTGGACCCCGACGTCCTGTTCGTCGACGACGGCGACGTGCTGACCTCCGCCGGCAACGCCGCCGGCATCGACCTGATGCTGCACCTGGTGCGCCGCGACCACGGCAGCGCGGTGGCCAACGACGTCGCCCGCCGGCGGGTGGTCGCCCCCTGGCGCGACGGTGGCCAGTCGCAGTTCATCGACCGCCCCCTGCTGGCCACCGGCGACACCGGGACGGCAGCCACCCGGGCGTGGGCGACCGCCCGGCTGGGCGAGCCGCTGACCCTGGAACAGCTGGCCGCCCACGCGGCGATGAGCGTGCGCACGTTCACCCGGCGGTTCCGGCAGGAGACCGGCCTGAGCCCGCAGCGGTGGCTGACCCGGCAGCGGGTGGACCTGGCCCGGCGGCTGCTGGAGACCACCGACACCCCCGTCGAGCGGATCGCCGCCGACGCCGGCTTCGGCACCACCGCCTCGCTGCGCCAGCACCTGCACGCCGCGATCGGCGTCGCCCCGCTGGCCTACCGGCGCACGTTCCGCGGGGCCACGTCGGGTGACGGGACACCCACCCCGGTGTGA
- a CDS encoding DUF4129 domain-containing protein, translating into MQLAAVAASAVLLVLLVVLGVSARGGPYTAPTPERPTATSTAPLRTGAPLPPPAAAATPSRVPDVRPGSPVVGQVLLVVVVGLVLLVAALGIARLVRHLPRRLPDRATGSAPPGPEAARPQLTTAVERALHAVEQPVARDAVVQAWLLLGAAAAEAGTPALPSETAAEYAARLARAHRLPAPALHHLAELYRVARFSEHPVGEPERDDARRVLTELRTGLAAG; encoded by the coding sequence GTGCAGCTCGCTGCGGTCGCGGCGTCCGCCGTCCTGCTGGTGCTGCTGGTCGTCCTCGGGGTCAGCGCCCGGGGCGGCCCGTACACCGCACCCACGCCCGAGCGTCCGACCGCGACGTCGACCGCGCCGTTGCGCACCGGGGCACCCCTGCCCCCGCCGGCCGCAGCCGCGACGCCGAGCCGGGTGCCGGACGTGCGGCCGGGCAGCCCGGTGGTCGGCCAGGTGCTGCTCGTCGTCGTGGTCGGGCTGGTCCTGCTGGTCGCCGCACTGGGGATCGCGCGGCTGGTGCGCCACCTGCCCCGCCGGCTGCCCGACCGTGCCACCGGCAGCGCACCCCCGGGCCCGGAGGCGGCCCGGCCGCAGCTGACGACGGCGGTCGAGCGGGCGCTGCACGCGGTCGAGCAGCCCGTCGCGCGCGACGCCGTCGTCCAGGCCTGGCTGCTGCTCGGTGCGGCCGCCGCCGAGGCGGGGACCCCGGCGCTGCCGTCGGAGACCGCCGCCGAGTACGCCGCGCGCCTGGCCCGCGCACACCGGCTGCCCGCGCCGGCGCTGCACCACCTGGCCGAGCTCTACCGGGTCGCCCGCTTCTCCGAGCACCCCGTGGGCGAGCCGGAGCGCGACGACGCGCGCCGGGTGCTCACCGAGCTGCGCACCGGTCTGGCGGCCGGGTGA
- a CDS encoding alpha/beta fold hydrolase, translating into MSTGAFFSCLAAKRPPKPEPTMTTRGRRPVDWVAVVTLPPDVVMMTVILPLLRSFARPPSGARGGVVPHTVGIQVSSLEANGVPTPVWVPGLGLGALSSARVRRLVGGRVVLLPGAGRSGRAGPVAELAARVQAALGPGPVVLVGHSQGCPVVAAVAERDPRVVAVLLLGPSADPRMRRLRVLAGRWLRTAAGEPWRQAPQIAVQWLRTGPPAMVRLWRRTSVDAIDERLRRVGVPVVVVRGSRDALCPHDWAAHLAGSAPQGRLVELPGAGHMTPHTRPDEIAALVRELM; encoded by the coding sequence ATGTCGACCGGGGCCTTCTTCAGCTGCTTGGCTGCGAAGAGGCCACCGAAGCCGGAGCCGACGATGACCACCCGGGGCCGCCGTCCGGTGGACTGGGTTGCGGTGGTCACGCTGCCTCCTGATGTCGTCATGATGACTGTCATCCTCCCACTACTGCGCTCGTTCGCGCGGCCGCCCTCCGGTGCGAGGGGCGGCGTCGTCCCTCACACAGTCGGCATCCAGGTCAGCAGCCTGGAGGCGAACGGTGTTCCCACACCCGTGTGGGTCCCCGGACTCGGTCTGGGGGCACTCTCCTCTGCCCGGGTCCGGCGGCTGGTCGGCGGGCGTGTCGTGCTGCTGCCGGGCGCGGGACGGTCGGGCCGCGCCGGGCCGGTGGCCGAGCTGGCCGCCCGGGTGCAGGCCGCGCTCGGGCCGGGTCCGGTGGTGCTGGTCGGTCACTCGCAGGGCTGCCCGGTGGTCGCCGCGGTCGCCGAGCGGGACCCGCGCGTGGTCGCCGTCCTGCTGCTCGGCCCCAGCGCCGACCCGCGGATGCGGCGCCTGCGGGTGCTGGCCGGTCGGTGGCTGCGGACGGCGGCGGGGGAGCCGTGGCGCCAGGCCCCGCAGATCGCGGTGCAGTGGCTGCGCACCGGACCGCCGGCGATGGTCCGGCTCTGGCGCCGCACGTCGGTGGACGCGATCGACGAGCGGCTGCGCCGGGTGGGGGTGCCGGTGGTCGTCGTCCGCGGGTCGCGGGACGCGCTGTGCCCGCACGACTGGGCGGCGCACCTGGCCGGCTCGGCGCCGCAGGGACGGCTGGTCGAGCTGCCGGGTGCGGGGCACATGACGCCCCACACCCGGCCGGACGAGATCGCGGCGCTGGTCCGCGAGCTGATGTAG
- a CDS encoding NAD(P)/FAD-dependent oxidoreductase, whose protein sequence is MTTATQSTGRRPRVVIVGSGFGGLFAAKQLKKAPVDITLVAKTTHHLFQPLLYQVATGILSEGEIAPATREILRDQDNARVVLGEVTDIDLTARTVTSVVLGRTSVHEYDELIVAAGAGQSYFGNDQFAEFAPGMKSIDDALELRGRIFGAFELAELATAPEEIDRLLTFVVVGAGPTGVEMAGQIAELARRTLRKDFRHIDPTSARVILLDAAPKVLPPFVDKLGQAAAKKLNSIGVEIQLGAMVTNVDADGIVLKDKDGHERRIHSATKIWAAGVQASPLGKRLGEQSGAEVDRAGRISVQPDLTLPGHPEVHVVGDMMSLNRLPGVAQVAIQGGKFAAAAVKARAAGRPTAKEFHYFDKGSMATISRFDAVADTWKFQFSGFPAWVLWLAVHVMYQVGFKNRFNTVFHWAVSFLGRGRSQRTATQQQVYGRLALEELGSDFEVSKTGGRHHYGEKVDVTGRESA, encoded by the coding sequence GTGACCACCGCAACCCAGTCCACCGGACGGCGGCCCCGGGTGGTCATCGTCGGCTCCGGCTTCGGTGGCCTCTTCGCAGCCAAGCAGCTGAAGAAGGCCCCGGTCGACATCACCCTCGTGGCCAAGACCACCCACCACCTCTTCCAGCCGCTGCTCTACCAGGTGGCGACCGGCATCCTCTCCGAGGGCGAGATCGCCCCCGCCACCCGGGAGATCCTGCGCGACCAGGACAACGCCCGCGTGGTGCTCGGTGAGGTCACCGACATCGACCTGACCGCCCGCACGGTCACCTCGGTCGTGCTGGGCCGCACCAGCGTCCACGAGTACGACGAGCTGATCGTCGCCGCGGGTGCCGGGCAGTCCTACTTCGGCAACGACCAGTTCGCCGAGTTCGCCCCGGGCATGAAGAGCATCGACGACGCCCTGGAGCTGCGCGGTCGCATCTTCGGCGCCTTCGAGCTGGCCGAGCTGGCCACCGCCCCGGAGGAGATCGACCGGCTGCTGACCTTCGTCGTCGTCGGCGCCGGCCCCACCGGTGTCGAGATGGCCGGGCAGATCGCCGAGCTCGCCCGCCGCACGCTGCGCAAGGACTTCCGGCACATCGACCCGACCAGCGCCCGGGTGATCCTGCTCGACGCCGCGCCGAAGGTGCTGCCCCCGTTCGTCGACAAGCTGGGCCAGGCCGCGGCCAAGAAGCTCAACTCGATCGGCGTGGAGATCCAGCTCGGCGCGATGGTCACCAACGTCGACGCCGACGGCATCGTCCTGAAGGACAAGGACGGCCACGAGCGCCGCATCCACTCGGCCACCAAGATCTGGGCCGCCGGCGTGCAGGCCAGCCCGCTGGGCAAGCGGCTCGGCGAGCAGTCCGGTGCCGAGGTCGACCGCGCCGGGCGCATCTCGGTGCAGCCCGACCTGACCCTGCCCGGTCACCCCGAGGTGCACGTGGTCGGCGACATGATGTCGCTCAACCGCCTCCCCGGTGTCGCGCAGGTCGCCATCCAGGGCGGCAAGTTCGCCGCGGCCGCCGTCAAGGCCCGCGCCGCCGGCCGCCCCACGGCGAAGGAGTTCCACTACTTCGACAAGGGCAGCATGGCCACCATCTCCCGCTTCGACGCGGTGGCCGACACCTGGAAGTTCCAGTTCAGCGGCTTCCCGGCCTGGGTGCTCTGGCTGGCCGTGCACGTCATGTACCAGGTGGGCTTCAAGAACCGGTTCAACACGGTCTTCCACTGGGCGGTCAGCTTCCTGGGCCGCGGTCGCTCGCAGCGCACCGCCACCCAGCAGCAGGTCTACGGCCGCCTCGCCCTGGAGGAGCTCGGCTCGGACTTCGAGGTCTCGAAGACCGGCGGCCGGCACCACTACGGCGAGAAGGTCGACGTCACCGGGCGCGAGTCCGCCTGA
- a CDS encoding MoxR family ATPase, with amino-acid sequence MTEDRPALTPAATAELGAAVLDRVGQAVVGKRAELQLVLAAVLAGGHVLLEDVPGLGKTLAARSFAQALGLSFRRLQFTPDLVPADVTGSFVYDQATSEFVFRPGPLFAGLVLADEINRTPPRTQSALLEAMQEHQVTVEGETFALPDPFCVLATANPVEHEGTYPLPEAQLDRFLLRVSFGYPPPEEEWQVLTRRLGRRREEVTLEPVTDAAGLRAMRAAVEAVDVEESVSRYCVDLVTATRSRPEVQVGASPRGALALLLTARALAVLRGRDFVVPEDVKDLGVAALAHRLTLKPETWMQRVTPVSVARAVLAEVPVPTSTLAVVPG; translated from the coding sequence GTGACCGAGGACCGACCCGCTCTCACCCCCGCGGCCACCGCCGAGCTGGGGGCCGCCGTCCTGGACCGGGTGGGGCAGGCGGTGGTCGGCAAGCGCGCCGAGCTCCAGCTGGTGCTGGCCGCGGTGCTGGCCGGTGGGCACGTGCTGCTGGAGGACGTGCCGGGGCTGGGCAAGACGCTGGCCGCCCGGTCCTTCGCCCAGGCGCTGGGGCTGTCGTTCCGGCGGCTGCAGTTCACCCCGGACCTGGTGCCCGCCGACGTCACCGGGTCCTTCGTCTACGACCAGGCGACCTCGGAGTTCGTCTTCCGGCCCGGTCCGCTGTTCGCCGGGCTGGTGCTGGCCGACGAGATCAACCGCACCCCGCCGCGCACGCAGAGCGCCCTGCTGGAGGCCATGCAGGAGCACCAGGTCACCGTCGAGGGCGAGACGTTCGCCCTCCCCGACCCGTTCTGCGTGCTGGCCACCGCCAACCCGGTCGAGCACGAGGGCACCTACCCGCTGCCGGAGGCGCAGCTGGACCGCTTCCTGCTGCGCGTCTCCTTCGGCTACCCGCCGCCGGAGGAGGAGTGGCAGGTGCTCACCCGCCGGCTGGGCCGCCGCCGCGAGGAGGTCACGCTCGAGCCGGTCACCGACGCCGCCGGGCTGCGGGCGATGCGGGCCGCGGTCGAGGCCGTGGACGTGGAGGAGTCGGTGAGCCGGTACTGCGTGGACCTGGTGACCGCGACCCGCAGCCGCCCCGAGGTGCAGGTCGGCGCCTCACCGCGGGGTGCGCTGGCGCTGCTGCTCACCGCCCGGGCGCTGGCGGTGCTGCGCGGGCGCGACTTCGTCGTCCCCGAGGACGTCAAGGACCTGGGCGTGGCGGCGCTGGCCCACCGGCTGACCCTCAAGCCCGAGACGTGGATGCAGCGGGTGACCCCGGTGTCGGTCGCGCGGGCGGTGCTGGCCGAGGTGCCGGTGCCCACGAGCACGCTCGCCGTCGTCCCCGGGTGA
- a CDS encoding MFS transporter yields the protein MSTPTALRTHRVHPAWWVAAVTFLALIGAAAFRSVPGVLIDPLHEEFGWSLSTISAAVAVNLALYGLTAPFAAALMERFGIRRVVVSALLVTALGSGLTVFMTASWQLLLCWGVLVGLGTGSMAMSLVATVTGRWFVARRGLVSGILTAAGATGQLVFLPLVAQVNAHLGWRPAALGTAAAALAVVPFVAWLLRDRPRDLGVTPYGGTAADDVDPVRGNPGRTALRGLTEAVRTKAFWLLAGGFMICGASTNGLVQPHFIPAAHDHGMPATTAAGLLALVGVFDVVGTVFSGWLTDRVDPRLLLLAYYGLRGMSLFLLPQLFGTDIQASMLAFIVFYGLDWVATVPPTLALCRQYFGARAPVVFGWVFASHQIGAALAAFGAGVVREATGSYDAAWYGAAALCVLAAGLSISVRRRPADPATALPVTPTPAAAVEAHG from the coding sequence GTGAGCACCCCGACCGCCCTCCGCACCCACCGCGTCCACCCCGCCTGGTGGGTGGCGGCGGTGACGTTCCTGGCGCTGATCGGCGCAGCCGCCTTCCGCTCGGTGCCCGGGGTGCTCATCGACCCGCTGCACGAGGAGTTCGGCTGGTCGCTGTCGACGATCTCCGCCGCCGTCGCGGTCAACCTGGCCCTCTACGGGCTCACCGCGCCCTTCGCCGCCGCGCTGATGGAGCGCTTCGGCATCCGGCGGGTGGTCGTGTCGGCGCTGCTGGTCACCGCGCTGGGCAGCGGGCTGACGGTGTTCATGACCGCCAGCTGGCAGCTGCTGCTGTGCTGGGGCGTGCTGGTCGGGCTGGGCACCGGGTCGATGGCCATGTCGCTGGTCGCCACGGTCACCGGCCGCTGGTTCGTCGCCCGCCGCGGGCTGGTCTCCGGGATCCTCACCGCCGCCGGCGCCACCGGCCAGCTGGTGTTCCTGCCGCTGGTCGCCCAGGTCAACGCCCACCTCGGCTGGCGTCCGGCCGCGCTCGGCACGGCGGCCGCCGCGCTGGCCGTCGTCCCGTTCGTGGCCTGGCTGCTGCGCGACCGGCCCCGCGACCTGGGGGTCACCCCCTACGGCGGGACGGCGGCCGACGACGTCGACCCGGTGCGTGGCAACCCCGGCCGCACCGCGCTGCGCGGGCTCACCGAGGCCGTCCGGACGAAGGCGTTCTGGCTGCTGGCCGGCGGGTTCATGATCTGCGGCGCCTCGACCAACGGCCTGGTGCAGCCGCACTTCATCCCCGCCGCGCACGACCACGGGATGCCGGCGACCACCGCGGCCGGGCTGCTGGCGCTGGTCGGCGTCTTCGACGTCGTCGGCACCGTCTTCTCCGGCTGGCTCACCGACCGGGTCGACCCGCGGCTGCTGCTGCTGGCCTACTACGGCCTGCGCGGGATGTCGCTGTTCCTGCTGCCGCAGCTGTTCGGCACCGACATCCAGGCCTCGATGCTCGCCTTCATCGTCTTCTACGGGCTGGACTGGGTGGCCACCGTGCCGCCGACGCTGGCGCTGTGCCGGCAGTACTTCGGCGCCCGGGCACCGGTGGTGTTCGGCTGGGTGTTCGCCAGCCACCAGATCGGTGCGGCGCTGGCCGCCTTCGGCGCGGGCGTGGTCCGGGAGGCGACCGGGTCCTACGACGCCGCCTGGTACGGCGCCGCCGCGCTGTGCGTGCTGGCCGCGGGCCTGTCGATCTCGGTGCGCCGCCGCCCGGCGGACCCGGCGACGGCGCTGCCGGTCACCCCGACGCCGGCCGCTGCCGTGGAGGCGCACGGCTGA
- a CDS encoding helix-turn-helix domain-containing protein produces MDPAELGAFLASRRARIRPADVGLPTGPRRRVPGLRRDEVATLAGASVEYYTELEQGSGARPSAQMLAALARALRLGTDERDHLFHLAGQPAPVAGHAADHVQPGMLALLDRLDTTPARVVTDLDQTLAQNRLGAALLGEPPVRRGPAASFVHRWFTDPASRALYPVEDHPRRSAEFVADLRAAVARRGRDEEAAALVSGLRAASAEFAGLWDSGDVAVRRSVHKRIVHPALGVLELDCQRLFSEDGRQRLLFFTAPPGSAAAGQLELLAVIGSQQLDAGSTPG; encoded by the coding sequence GTGGACCCAGCAGAGCTCGGCGCCTTCCTGGCCTCCCGGCGGGCGCGCATCCGGCCGGCGGACGTCGGCCTGCCCACCGGTCCACGGCGGCGGGTGCCCGGACTGCGCCGGGACGAGGTGGCCACCCTGGCCGGGGCGTCGGTCGAGTACTACACCGAGCTGGAGCAGGGGAGCGGTGCCCGCCCGTCGGCGCAGATGCTGGCCGCGCTGGCCCGGGCGCTGCGCCTGGGCACCGACGAGCGCGACCACCTCTTCCACCTGGCCGGGCAGCCCGCCCCGGTCGCCGGGCACGCCGCGGACCACGTGCAGCCCGGGATGCTCGCGCTGCTCGACCGGCTGGACACCACCCCGGCACGGGTCGTCACCGACCTGGACCAGACGCTCGCGCAGAACCGGCTGGGTGCGGCGCTGCTGGGCGAGCCGCCCGTCCGGCGTGGGCCGGCCGCGAGCTTCGTGCACCGCTGGTTCACCGACCCGGCCAGCCGCGCGCTCTACCCGGTCGAGGACCACCCGCGGCGCTCCGCGGAGTTCGTCGCCGACCTGCGCGCCGCGGTCGCCCGCCGGGGCCGGGACGAGGAGGCCGCGGCGCTGGTGTCCGGGCTGCGGGCGGCGAGCGCGGAGTTCGCCGGGCTGTGGGACTCCGGGGACGTCGCCGTCCGCCGGTCGGTGCACAAGCGGATCGTGCACCCCGCGCTGGGCGTGCTGGAGCTGGACTGCCAGCGGCTGTTCAGCGAGGACGGCCGGCAACGGCTGCTGTTCTTCACCGCACCGCCGGGCAGCGCCGCGGCCGGTCAGCTCGAGCTGCTGGCGGTCATCGGCAGCCAGCAGCTCGACGCGGGCTCGACCCCCGGCTGA
- a CDS encoding SDR family oxidoreductase, with protein sequence MTESSQPPRVAVVTGSESGIGRATAVALAEAGHDVGLTWYRDQAAGEATAAEVRATGRRAELRHLDLTALPGAADVVDELAEALGGIDVLVNCAGTGDAALLVDTAYEDWLRVLDTDLNGAFLCLQRAARRMLAAGRGGRIVNITSVHETQPRVGAGAYCAAKGGLGLLTKVAALELADSGITVNSVAPGEIATPMTGQEDEDPTAPGKRRPGIPVARPGDAREIAAVVAFLASPAAAYVNGASWPVDGGMLQMGPMAGSNMTTDDWRTP encoded by the coding sequence ATGACCGAGAGCAGCCAGCCGCCGCGCGTCGCCGTCGTCACCGGATCGGAGTCCGGCATCGGCCGGGCCACCGCCGTCGCCCTCGCCGAGGCCGGGCACGACGTCGGCCTGACCTGGTACCGCGACCAGGCGGCCGGGGAGGCGACCGCTGCCGAGGTGCGGGCCACCGGCCGCCGCGCCGAGCTGCGCCACCTCGACCTCACGGCCCTGCCCGGCGCCGCCGACGTGGTCGACGAGCTGGCCGAGGCGCTCGGCGGCATCGACGTGCTGGTCAACTGCGCCGGCACCGGCGACGCCGCCCTGCTGGTCGACACCGCCTACGAGGACTGGCTGAGGGTGCTCGACACCGACCTCAACGGCGCCTTCCTGTGCCTGCAGCGTGCCGCCCGCCGGATGCTCGCCGCGGGCCGGGGCGGACGGATCGTCAACATCACCAGCGTGCACGAGACCCAGCCGCGGGTCGGTGCGGGCGCCTACTGCGCGGCCAAGGGCGGGCTCGGCCTGCTCACCAAGGTCGCGGCCCTGGAGCTCGCCGACTCCGGCATCACCGTCAACTCCGTCGCGCCCGGGGAGATCGCCACCCCGATGACCGGCCAGGAGGACGAGGACCCGACCGCGCCCGGCAAGCGCCGCCCCGGCATCCCGGTCGCCCGCCCCGGCGACGCCCGGGAGATCGCCGCGGTGGTCGCCTTCCTCGCCTCACCCGCGGCCGCCTACGTCAACGGCGCCTCCTGGCCGGTCGACGGGGGCATGCTGCAGATGGGCCCGATGGCCGGCTCGAACATGACCACCGACGACTGGCGCACCCCCTGA
- a CDS encoding DEAD/DEAH box helicase — protein sequence MTTPAQGSDDRPRRRATSPASAPAADAGSRTPRPAAPAGPAAEGDAARRRRGGRGRGTGPRPEGQQSAPRAEEQVPVAPLVPVGADATVLPTDATFAGLGVPAPLVEVLTASGITAPFPIQVATLPDTLAGRDVLGRGRTGSGKTLAFSIPLVARLAASTSRRQPKRPRALILVPTRELANQVNAVVDPMARALGMRSTVVFGGVGQNPQVQALAAGVDVLIACPGRLEDLIQQGHCDLGAVEITILDEADHMADLGFLPGVKRLLDRTPKVGQRLLFSATLDNGVDVLIKRYLDRPTTHSVDPAVAPVSTMTHHVFRVDAADKPQIVQELASGLGRTVMFTRTKHQAKKLAKQLTAAGVPAVDLHGNLSQNARERNLEAFSNGETRVLCATDIAARGIHVDDVAIVVHVDPPAEHKAYLHRSGRTARAGAGGIVVTIATPDQAGEVRTLARQAGITPDVSAIKPGAREITALTGPAAPYVEPAPVAEPQPQGAGGGANGGRRRRSGGGAGSTAGASSSAGGRSGSGGQARSGGPARTRAELAARAGQAPSGAGRGRGRTGR from the coding sequence ATGACCACCCCTGCCCAGGGCAGCGACGACCGACCCCGTCGCCGCGCCACCTCCCCCGCCTCCGCGCCCGCCGCGGACGCCGGGTCCCGCACCCCCCGCCCCGCCGCCCCGGCCGGTCCCGCCGCCGAGGGTGACGCGGCGCGCCGCCGCCGCGGTGGCCGCGGCCGCGGCACCGGCCCCCGCCCCGAGGGCCAGCAGTCCGCCCCCCGCGCGGAGGAGCAGGTGCCCGTGGCCCCGCTCGTGCCGGTGGGCGCCGACGCCACCGTGCTGCCCACCGACGCCACCTTCGCCGGCCTCGGCGTCCCGGCCCCGCTGGTCGAGGTGCTCACCGCCAGCGGCATCACCGCGCCGTTCCCGATCCAGGTCGCGACGCTGCCGGACACCCTCGCCGGCCGTGACGTGCTCGGCCGCGGGCGCACCGGCTCGGGCAAGACGCTGGCCTTCTCCATCCCGCTGGTCGCCCGGCTCGCCGCCTCCACCAGCAGGCGCCAGCCCAAGCGGCCGCGCGCGCTGATCCTGGTGCCGACCCGCGAGCTGGCCAACCAGGTCAACGCCGTCGTGGACCCGATGGCCCGCGCGCTGGGCATGCGCTCCACCGTCGTGTTCGGTGGCGTGGGCCAGAACCCGCAGGTGCAGGCGCTCGCCGCCGGCGTCGACGTCCTCATCGCCTGCCCCGGCCGGCTCGAGGACCTCATCCAGCAGGGCCACTGCGACCTGGGTGCCGTCGAGATCACCATCCTCGACGAGGCCGACCACATGGCCGACCTGGGCTTCCTGCCCGGCGTCAAGCGCCTGCTCGACCGCACCCCGAAGGTCGGCCAGCGGCTGCTGTTCTCCGCCACCCTGGACAACGGCGTCGACGTGCTGATCAAGCGCTACCTGGACCGGCCCACCACGCACTCGGTCGACCCGGCCGTCGCGCCGGTCTCGACGATGACCCACCACGTGTTCCGGGTCGACGCCGCCGACAAGCCGCAGATCGTCCAGGAGCTGGCCTCCGGCCTGGGCCGCACGGTGATGTTCACCCGCACCAAGCACCAGGCCAAGAAGCTGGCCAAGCAGCTCACCGCCGCCGGCGTGCCCGCGGTCGACCTGCACGGCAACCTCAGCCAGAACGCCCGCGAGCGCAACCTCGAGGCGTTCAGCAACGGCGAGACCCGGGTGCTGTGCGCCACCGACATCGCCGCCCGCGGCATCCACGTCGACGACGTCGCGATCGTCGTCCACGTCGACCCGCCGGCCGAGCACAAGGCCTACCTGCACCGCTCGGGCCGCACCGCCCGCGCCGGTGCCGGCGGCATCGTCGTCACCATCGCCACGCCCGACCAGGCCGGTGAGGTGCGCACCCTGGCCCGCCAGGCCGGCATCACCCCCGACGTGTCGGCGATCAAGCCCGGCGCCCGGGAGATCACCGCGCTGACCGGCCCGGCCGCGCCCTACGTCGAGCCGGCCCCGGTGGCCGAGCCGCAGCCGCAGGGCGCCGGTGGTGGCGCCAACGGCGGCCGCCGCCGTCGCAGCGGCGGGGGCGCGGGCAGCACCGCGGGTGCCTCGTCGTCCGCCGGCGGCCGCAGTGGGTCCGGCGGCCAGGCACGCTCCGGCGGCCCGGCCCGCACCCGGGCCGAGCTGGCCGCGCGCGCGGGGCAGGCGCCGTCGGGTGCCGGCCGCGGGCGCGGACGCACCGGCCGCTGA